Proteins encoded by one window of Clostridium cagae:
- a CDS encoding phosphatidate cytidylyltransferase codes for MKSNNRYLGALMIAPFIIFILLGGIYLKSFVILLSAMGLWEFYNALKKKDFNPISVFGYALLIMYYFLNNDFNIMMYVIVLAMFILLIIPVINLEYTFIDVSLTFLGFIYAGILFSFVYLVNAKHHGEFLIWLIFIGSWMTDTSAYYSGRFFGKHKLCPKVSPKKTIEGSMGGLLGAILCCGIFGIIVNKYVYVMPLYHYFIIGALCGVFSQFGDLVASSIKRYVGIKDYSNLIPGHGGILDRFDSIIFSSTVVFYYLTFIVGI; via the coding sequence TTGAAATCTAATAATAGATACTTAGGTGCACTTATGATTGCTCCATTTATAATATTTATTTTACTTGGAGGAATTTATCTTAAATCATTTGTTATTTTATTATCAGCAATGGGACTTTGGGAATTCTACAATGCTTTAAAAAAGAAGGATTTTAATCCAATATCAGTTTTTGGATATGCATTATTAATTATGTATTATTTTTTAAATAATGATTTTAACATAATGATGTATGTAATAGTTCTTGCGATGTTTATATTGTTGATTATTCCAGTAATAAATTTAGAGTATACATTTATAGATGTTTCTTTAACATTTTTAGGTTTTATATATGCTGGTATTTTATTTAGCTTTGTATATTTAGTTAATGCAAAACATCATGGAGAATTTTTAATTTGGCTTATATTTATAGGATCATGGATGACAGATACAAGTGCTTATTATTCAGGGAGATTTTTTGGAAAACACAAACTTTGTCCAAAGGTTTCTCCAAAGAAAACAATTGAAGGATCTATGGGAGGTCTTTTAGGTGCAATTTTATGTTGTGGTATATTTGGAATTATAGTTAATAAATATGTATATGTCATGCCTTTATATCATTATTTTATTATAGGAGCCCTGTGTGGTGTGTTTAGCCAGTTTGGAGACTTGGTAGCCTCTTCAATAAAAAGATATGTAGGAATAAAAGATTACAGCAATTTAATACCTGGTCATGGTGGAATCTTAGATAGATTTGATAGTATAATTTTTTCATCAACAGTTGTATTTTATTACCTAACTTTTATAGTTGGAATTTAA
- a CDS encoding AI-2E family transporter, translated as MVYNIFEKYKKIISLTILLCVTIIITYIIKYYFRPFLAMIFIFIIASPLYKFMIKINIPDKISGALSIVLVNIFLILIILYLGNEIFNVFQKIYLSNVNTINQIIQDISLELDLQLKKLDLGKSVISIINQESIRRGALTTGEGIIAYFIGNICAFFILVDGEKIKKLILMLFPSEMIKKIKKQKENFSQMFMIEISLVLISTLEIIGGFFILNVSNYFILGILCGILDVLPYVGTIIVFIPIIIYNIVMKDYLTAFGLMCLYLLVQVIREILEAKFLSDKLDIHPLIILISIYIGVEVFGILGILVGPMYSILAKEIVYSSS; from the coding sequence GTGGTGTATAATATTTTTGAAAAATATAAAAAGATAATATCTTTAACAATATTACTTTGTGTAACGATTATAATTACATATATTATAAAATACTATTTTAGACCTTTTTTAGCTATGATATTTATATTTATAATAGCAAGTCCTTTATATAAATTTATGATAAAGATTAATATCCCAGATAAAATTTCAGGAGCTTTAAGTATTGTTTTAGTTAATATATTTTTAATATTAATTATATTATATTTAGGCAATGAAATATTCAATGTATTTCAAAAGATATATTTAAGTAATGTAAATACAATAAATCAAATTATACAAGATATATCATTAGAACTAGATCTACAATTAAAAAAGCTTGACTTAGGAAAAAGTGTGATTTCTATAATAAATCAAGAAAGCATAAGACGAGGAGCATTAACTACTGGGGAAGGAATAATAGCTTATTTTATAGGAAATATATGTGCTTTCTTTATATTAGTAGATGGTGAAAAAATAAAAAAATTAATTTTAATGTTATTTCCAAGTGAAATGATTAAAAAAATAAAAAAACAAAAAGAAAATTTTAGTCAAATGTTTATGATAGAAATAAGTTTAGTTTTGATATCAACACTTGAGATTATTGGAGGATTCTTTATATTAAATGTATCTAATTATTTTATATTAGGAATACTTTGTGGTATTTTAGATGTGTTACCTTATGTAGGAACTATAATTGTATTTATTCCAATTATAATATACAATATTGTAATGAAAGATTATCTTACTGCTTTTGGACTTATGTGTTTATATTTATTAGTTCAAGTCATAAGAGAAATTTTAGAAGCAAAATTTTTAAGTGATAAACTAGATATACATCCTTTAATTATATTGATTTCTATATATATTGGGGTAGAGGTATTTGGAATTTTAGGAATACTAGTCGGACCTATGTACAGTATTTTAGCAAAAGAAATAGTATATAGTTCTAGTTAA
- a CDS encoding 1-deoxy-D-xylulose-5-phosphate reductoisomerase: protein MKKLSILGVTGSIGTQALDVIKKSNGELKLIGATANSSVNKMIEIIEEFNPKYVGMMDKNSADKLEKYCKERNKQTIVLSQMEGLNKIASLEEIDIVLTSLVGMIGLEPTLEAIKAKKDIALANKETLVVAGELVMSEAKKNNVKILPVDSEHSAIYQSLRGNDLKTLNKIILTASGGPFRGKKLCDLNDIGVDDALNHPKWNMGRKISIDSATLMNKGLEVIEAHWLFNCDYDNIQVVIHPQSVVHSMVEYCDGSIIAQLGAADMRLPIQYAFNYTERKNLIAKTLDFYEVAQLTFEKPDLETFKPLKLAFKAGKQGGLMPTILNGANEAAVALFLDEKIEFLDIFNIIENCMNTFEEETKKPLTLENIIELDKKVKKYVVDMK, encoded by the coding sequence ATGAAAAAGCTATCTATATTAGGGGTTACAGGTTCAATTGGAACTCAAGCCTTAGACGTAATAAAAAAATCGAATGGAGAATTAAAACTGATTGGAGCAACTGCTAATTCTTCAGTAAATAAAATGATTGAAATTATTGAAGAATTTAATCCTAAGTATGTAGGTATGATGGATAAAAATTCTGCAGATAAATTAGAAAAATACTGCAAAGAAAGAAATAAGCAAACAATAGTTTTATCTCAAATGGAGGGCCTTAATAAAATAGCATCTTTAGAAGAAATTGACATAGTTTTGACATCTTTAGTTGGTATGATAGGCTTAGAGCCAACATTAGAAGCGATAAAGGCAAAAAAAGATATAGCACTTGCAAATAAGGAGACATTAGTTGTTGCAGGTGAACTTGTTATGAGTGAAGCTAAAAAAAATAATGTTAAAATACTTCCTGTTGATTCAGAGCACAGCGCTATTTATCAATCTTTAAGAGGAAATGATTTAAAAACTTTAAATAAAATAATACTTACAGCGTCAGGTGGACCTTTTAGAGGCAAAAAATTATGTGATTTAAATGATATAGGTGTAGATGATGCATTAAATCATCCTAAGTGGAATATGGGAAGAAAAATTTCTATAGATTCTGCTACTTTAATGAATAAAGGACTTGAAGTAATAGAGGCACATTGGCTTTTTAACTGTGATTATGATAATATACAAGTTGTTATACATCCTCAAAGCGTAGTACATTCTATGGTTGAATATTGTGATGGAAGTATAATTGCACAACTTGGTGCAGCAGATATGAGACTGCCAATACAATATGCTTTTAATTATACAGAAAGAAAAAATTTGATAGCAAAAACATTAGATTTTTATGAAGTAGCACAATTGACTTTTGAAAAGCCAGATTTAGAAACTTTTAAGCCATTAAAATTAGCATTTAAAGCAGGAAAACAAGGTGGACTTATGCCAACTATATTAAATGGTGCTAATGAGGCTGCAGTAGCATTGTTTTTAGATGAAAAAATTGAGTTTTTAGATATATTTAATATTATAGAAAACTGTATGAATACATTTGAAGAAGAAACTAAAAAGCCTTTAACTTTAGAAAATATAATTGAGTTAGATAAGAAGGTTAAAAAATATGTAGTAGATATGAAATAG
- a CDS encoding M50 family metallopeptidase — MKNMSLVAILGAILAFSVLIIVHELGHFTLAKLNGVRVEEFAIGMGPKVFSKKGKETTYSLRLFPIGGFVNMMGEEEAVQDNRSFSEKSPLRRISIIIAGAVMNYILAIVIFACIAGKFGYKVPEVVNVLPDYPAIESGLQEGDKFIKIDGSKVFTADDVTAGILMAKGAPVDLTVKRGNEIKNFTVTPKLSEENQYMVGIGFGVETNPSIGSSIKHSVNQTASLVSQTFKGLKMIFTGKSNLKTDVGGPLTIIKMSAKTAESGIWNLMYFVGFISVSLAVFNMLPFPALDGGWTVILLIELITRRKVPDKIVETLNYVGFMCLIGLMILVTIKDIIFPVKF, encoded by the coding sequence ATGAAAAATATGAGTTTAGTAGCTATACTAGGTGCTATTTTAGCTTTTAGTGTTTTAATAATTGTACATGAACTTGGCCATTTTACATTAGCAAAATTAAATGGAGTAAGAGTAGAGGAATTTGCTATAGGAATGGGACCTAAGGTATTTTCCAAGAAGGGAAAAGAAACAACATATTCATTACGTCTATTTCCTATTGGTGGTTTTGTAAATATGATGGGAGAAGAAGAAGCAGTTCAAGATAATAGGAGTTTTTCAGAAAAATCTCCTCTTAGAAGAATAAGCATTATAATAGCTGGAGCAGTAATGAATTATATATTAGCCATAGTAATATTTGCATGTATTGCAGGGAAATTTGGATATAAGGTTCCAGAAGTAGTAAATGTTCTTCCAGACTATCCAGCGATAGAATCTGGACTACAAGAAGGCGATAAGTTTATAAAAATAGATGGTTCAAAAGTTTTTACAGCAGATGATGTTACAGCAGGAATACTTATGGCAAAGGGTGCTCCTGTTGATCTTACAGTAAAAAGAGGGAATGAAATTAAAAACTTTACTGTAACACCTAAGTTAAGTGAAGAAAATCAATATATGGTAGGTATAGGTTTTGGTGTAGAAACTAATCCAAGTATAGGATCTAGTATAAAGCACAGCGTAAATCAAACAGCTTCTTTAGTATCTCAAACATTTAAAGGACTTAAAATGATATTTACAGGAAAATCAAATTTAAAGACTGATGTTGGAGGTCCACTTACAATAATTAAGATGTCAGCTAAAACTGCAGAAAGTGGTATTTGGAATCTAATGTATTTTGTTGGTTTTATAAGTGTTAGTTTAGCTGTATTTAATATGTTACCATTCCCAGCATTAGATGGCGGATGGACTGTAATTTTATTAATTGAATTAATAACAAGAAGAAAAGTTCCAGATAAAATAGTTGAAACTTTAAATTATGTAGGATTTATGTGTCTTATAGGTCTTATGATTTTAGTAACTATAAAAGACATCATATTTCCTGTTAAGTTTTAG
- the ispG gene encoding flavodoxin-dependent (E)-4-hydroxy-3-methylbut-2-enyl-diphosphate synthase, producing the protein MQRRISRKVKVGNIYVGGDAPITIQSMTTTDTRNVEDTLNQINNLCEAGCDIVRCAVLDMDAAKALKEITTKSKIPVVADIHFDYRLALESIESGVSALRINPGNIGSEERIRLVAEKCKEKNIPIRIGVNSGSLEKDILERYGKPTAEGLVESALRHVEILEKLNFHNIVISIKSSDVMMMIDCYRLIGDKCDYPLHLGVTESGTVTKGTIKSSIGIGTLLAEGIGDTIRVSLTSDPVDEIKVGIEILKSLGLKKGGVNFVSCPTCGRTQINLIKIANEVEKRLENCNKDIKVAVMGCVVNGPGEAREADIGIAGGKGEGIIFKKGKIIKKVKEEELINALMEEIDNI; encoded by the coding sequence ATGCAAAGAAGAATTTCAAGAAAAGTTAAGGTTGGAAACATTTATGTTGGTGGAGATGCACCTATAACAATTCAATCAATGACTACTACGGATACGAGAAATGTAGAAGATACATTAAATCAAATAAATAATTTATGTGAAGCAGGTTGCGATATAGTTAGATGTGCAGTGCTAGATATGGATGCAGCCAAAGCTTTAAAGGAAATAACAACTAAATCAAAGATTCCAGTAGTTGCCGATATACATTTTGATTATAGATTAGCACTTGAATCAATAGAAAGTGGCGTATCTGCATTAAGAATAAATCCTGGAAATATTGGTAGTGAAGAAAGAATCAGATTAGTTGCAGAAAAATGTAAAGAAAAAAATATACCAATAAGAATAGGTGTTAATTCAGGATCTTTAGAAAAAGATATATTAGAAAGATATGGAAAACCTACAGCTGAAGGATTAGTTGAAAGTGCGTTAAGACATGTTGAAATTTTAGAAAAATTAAATTTTCATAATATAGTTATTTCAATAAAATCATCAGATGTAATGATGATGATAGATTGCTATAGATTGATAGGAGATAAGTGTGATTATCCACTTCATTTAGGAGTTACGGAATCTGGAACTGTAACTAAAGGTACAATAAAATCAAGCATAGGAATAGGTACACTTTTAGCAGAAGGAATAGGTGATACTATAAGGGTCTCTTTAACAAGTGATCCTGTGGATGAAATTAAAGTTGGAATAGAGATACTTAAGTCACTAGGATTGAAAAAAGGTGGAGTAAATTTTGTTTCTTGTCCTACATGTGGAAGAACTCAAATTAATCTTATTAAGATAGCAAATGAAGTTGAGAAAAGATTAGAAAATTGTAATAAAGATATTAAAGTTGCTGTTATGGGATGTGTAGTAAATGGCCCTGGAGAAGCAAGAGAAGCAGATATTGGAATTGCTGGAGGTAAAGGCGAAGGAATTATCTTTAAAAAAGGCAAAATAATAAAAAAAGTTAAAGAAGAAGAGCTAATTAATGCTTTAATGGAAGAAATAGATAACATTTAA
- a CDS encoding PolC-type DNA polymerase III — protein sequence MRIPLFISLERRVVLISQDFIKQLTKEINKNEILENKEIRLLRFQFYKKSQILKIVLKSLESLTSQEEDYLKKLIIDNLGFNIDIEFLCYLDVNNTSLEEINSKYWINVAEEIAKKHPLCRSILYSKNRKVDEKVINIYSGNETLINHALNKKIDKLLQNNIKDIFSISTKVNFSFDSNLMIGEEYETSKKEENIKIIKEVMNNRSVSAGSSSSKVSKVQKSGENNYRKNDNKPNYASYKKEPKDENTILGRGIRMESTPIKDIDETTGYVAIIGEIFKTDIIETKTGKTILTFYITDYTSSITVKCFLKPQEKEAVLDEVKKGLYCKVRGEAVFDTYAREVVIMGRDIARMKKIDRMDGAREKRIELHLHTNMSSMDGITSASKLIETAAKWGHEAIAITDHGVVQAYPEAQLASKKNKIKILYGVEGYLVNNGVPLVINEKGYTLDDTFVVFDLETTGFSPVNDKIIEIGAVKIKSGEIIDEFSCFVNPQRDIPYKITQLTNIDNNMVKDADVIENILPKFMEFCEDTVIVAHNAAFDTGFIKKNCRDLSIRFDIPILDTVTLCRFLYPELKKVKLNIVAKFLGISLENHHRAVDDAKATADILLKSFEKIEEDFEINDLKSLNDLFLSKVDIRKQPTYHIIILAKTQAGLKNLYKLISKSHIDNFFRRPRTPKTLLSEFREGLIIGSACEAGEVYKAVLEGRSDDEIKEIIEFYDYVEIQPIANNNFLIAKGSVKDEEELRDINRKIYRLGKECNKPTVATGDVHFLNPNDEAFRKIIMAGQGFSDADNQPPLYLKTTEEMLKEFSYLGKDIAREVVIDNPKKISDSIGVLKPIPDETYPPKIEGAEEDIKNMTLNKAHAIYGEVLPEVVQKRLDKELNSIINNGYAVLYLIAQKLVAKSTEDGYLVGSRGSVGSSFVATMSDITEVNGLPPHYVCPKCKKSEFFLDGSISSGADLPDKNCPDCDVPYIKDGHDIPFETFLGFEGDKEPDIDLNFSGEYQGVVHRYTEVLFGKGHTFKAGTIGTIAEKTAYGYVKKYLDEREIITSSAEIERLTLGCTGIKRTTGQHPGGIMVVPADNEIYNFCPIQHPADDNDTDVVTTHFDYHSISGRLLKLDILGHDDPTVLRMLQDLTGLDPKTIPLNDEKVLSLFTSPEALGVTKEELECEVGSYGLPEFGTKFVRGMLVDTQPKTFADLVRISGLSHGTDVWLNNAQYYIKEGFTTLRDCIATRDDIMVYLMYKGLPPKSAFTIMEKVRKGKGLSEDDEKLMKEHEVPEWYIGSCKKIKYMFPKGHAVAYVMMAVRIAYYKVYYPEAYYATYFTVRADDFDANLVCLGDGAVHTKLQELYELGNNASVKDKGLITVLELCFEAYKRGVKFLRVDLYKSEGIKFKIEDGALRLPLNSLPGVADNAAKSIVEARVKGEFISKEDLRIRAGVSKTVIESLSNHGCLDGLSETNQLSLF from the coding sequence ATGAGAATCCCTCTATTTATTTCTTTAGAAAGGAGAGTGGTTCTTATTAGTCAAGACTTTATAAAACAATTAACAAAAGAAATTAATAAGAATGAAATTTTAGAAAATAAAGAAATAAGACTATTAAGATTTCAGTTTTATAAAAAAAGCCAAATATTAAAAATAGTGCTGAAATCATTGGAATCACTTACAAGTCAAGAAGAAGACTATTTAAAAAAGTTAATTATAGATAACTTAGGATTTAATATAGATATAGAATTTTTATGTTATTTAGATGTTAATAATACATCATTAGAAGAAATAAACTCAAAATATTGGATTAATGTTGCAGAAGAAATAGCAAAGAAACATCCATTATGTCGTTCTATATTGTATTCAAAGAACAGAAAAGTGGATGAAAAAGTTATAAATATATATTCAGGAAATGAGACTTTAATAAATCATGCATTAAATAAGAAAATAGATAAATTGCTTCAAAATAATATAAAAGATATTTTTAGTATTTCAACAAAGGTTAATTTTAGTTTTGATTCTAATTTAATGATTGGTGAAGAATATGAAACAAGTAAAAAAGAAGAAAATATTAAAATAATAAAAGAAGTAATGAATAATAGAAGTGTAAGCGCTGGCAGTTCTAGCTCAAAAGTATCTAAAGTTCAAAAATCTGGTGAAAATAATTATAGAAAAAATGATAATAAACCAAATTATGCTTCTTACAAAAAAGAACCTAAGGATGAAAATACTATTCTTGGAAGAGGTATAAGAATGGAATCTACACCTATAAAAGATATAGATGAAACAACAGGATATGTAGCTATTATAGGTGAAATTTTTAAAACAGATATTATAGAAACTAAAACAGGAAAAACCATACTAACATTTTATATTACAGATTATACAAGTTCTATAACTGTAAAGTGTTTCTTAAAACCTCAAGAAAAAGAAGCTGTATTAGATGAGGTCAAAAAAGGACTTTATTGTAAAGTTAGAGGTGAAGCTGTATTTGATACTTATGCAAGAGAAGTAGTAATAATGGGTAGAGATATAGCTAGAATGAAAAAAATTGATAGAATGGATGGAGCACGGGAAAAGAGAATAGAACTTCATCTTCATACTAATATGAGCAGTATGGATGGTATTACATCTGCATCTAAATTAATAGAGACTGCTGCAAAATGGGGGCATGAAGCAATTGCAATAACGGATCATGGTGTAGTTCAGGCATATCCAGAAGCGCAACTTGCTTCTAAAAAAAATAAAATAAAGATATTATATGGTGTTGAAGGCTATTTAGTTAATAATGGTGTTCCTCTTGTAATAAATGAAAAAGGTTATACATTGGATGATACATTTGTTGTTTTTGATTTAGAAACAACAGGATTTTCTCCAGTTAATGATAAAATAATAGAAATTGGAGCAGTTAAAATTAAAAGTGGTGAAATTATAGATGAATTTAGCTGTTTTGTTAATCCACAAAGAGATATTCCGTATAAAATTACACAACTTACAAATATTGATAATAATATGGTTAAAGATGCGGATGTAATAGAGAATATACTTCCGAAATTTATGGAATTTTGTGAAGATACTGTAATAGTTGCACATAATGCAGCATTTGATACTGGTTTTATAAAAAAGAATTGCAGAGATTTAAGTATAAGGTTTGATATTCCAATATTGGATACAGTTACATTATGTAGATTTTTATATCCTGAATTAAAAAAGGTTAAACTAAATATAGTTGCTAAATTCTTGGGAATTTCTCTTGAAAATCATCATAGAGCAGTTGATGATGCAAAAGCAACAGCAGATATACTTTTAAAATCTTTTGAGAAAATAGAAGAGGATTTTGAAATAAATGATTTGAAATCTCTAAATGATTTGTTTTTATCAAAAGTGGATATAAGAAAGCAACCAACTTACCATATTATTATTTTAGCTAAAACGCAAGCAGGGTTAAAAAATTTATATAAATTGATATCTAAATCTCATATAGATAATTTCTTTAGAAGACCAAGAACACCAAAGACTCTACTTTCTGAATTTAGAGAAGGCCTAATTATAGGATCTGCATGTGAAGCAGGAGAAGTATATAAAGCTGTATTAGAAGGACGAAGTGATGATGAAATAAAAGAAATTATAGAATTTTATGATTACGTTGAAATTCAACCTATAGCTAATAATAATTTCCTTATTGCAAAAGGGTCAGTTAAAGATGAAGAAGAATTAAGAGACATTAATAGAAAAATATATAGATTGGGGAAAGAATGCAATAAACCTACAGTTGCTACAGGAGATGTACATTTCTTAAACCCTAATGATGAAGCTTTTAGAAAAATAATTATGGCAGGGCAAGGCTTTTCTGATGCAGATAATCAGCCACCACTTTATTTAAAAACAACAGAAGAAATGTTAAAAGAATTTTCTTATTTAGGAAAAGATATTGCAAGAGAAGTTGTTATTGATAATCCTAAAAAAATATCTGATAGTATAGGTGTGTTAAAGCCAATACCAGATGAAACATATCCACCTAAAATTGAAGGTGCAGAAGAAGATATAAAGAATATGACATTGAATAAAGCTCATGCAATTTATGGAGAAGTTCTTCCAGAGGTAGTTCAAAAAAGACTAGATAAAGAACTTAATTCTATAATAAATAATGGATATGCTGTATTATATCTAATAGCTCAAAAGCTCGTTGCTAAATCTACGGAAGATGGTTATTTAGTTGGTTCAAGAGGATCTGTTGGATCTTCCTTTGTAGCAACTATGTCTGATATCACTGAGGTTAATGGGTTACCACCACATTATGTATGCCCCAAGTGTAAAAAATCAGAATTCTTTTTAGATGGTTCAATAAGCTCAGGAGCAGATTTACCAGATAAAAATTGTCCTGATTGTGATGTACCATATATAAAAGATGGTCATGATATACCGTTTGAAACCTTCTTAGGGTTTGAAGGAGATAAAGAACCTGATATTGACCTTAACTTTTCAGGAGAGTATCAAGGTGTAGTACATAGGTATACAGAAGTACTATTTGGTAAGGGTCATACATTTAAAGCAGGAACAATTGGAACAATAGCAGAAAAAACAGCCTATGGATATGTAAAAAAATATTTAGATGAAAGAGAAATTATAACCTCTTCAGCTGAAATAGAAAGACTTACACTTGGTTGTACAGGAATAAAAAGAACTACAGGACAACATCCAGGTGGAATAATGGTTGTACCAGCTGATAATGAAATTTATAATTTTTGTCCTATACAACATCCAGCTGATGATAATGATACAGATGTTGTAACAACACATTTTGATTATCATTCAATAAGTGGTAGACTATTAAAATTAGATATACTTGGTCATGATGACCCGACTGTTCTTAGAATGCTACAAGATTTAACAGGACTTGATCCGAAAACAATACCTTTAAATGATGAAAAAGTTCTTAGTCTTTTTACATCACCAGAAGCATTAGGTGTTACAAAAGAAGAGCTAGAATGTGAAGTGGGAAGTTATGGCCTCCCTGAATTTGGTACTAAATTTGTAAGAGGAATGCTTGTTGATACACAGCCTAAGACATTTGCAGATTTAGTAAGAATATCAGGACTTTCACATGGGACAGATGTTTGGCTTAATAATGCTCAATATTATATAAAAGAAGGATTCACTACATTAAGAGATTGTATAGCAACAAGAGATGATATTATGGTTTATTTAATGTATAAGGGATTGCCACCAAAGAGTGCATTTACAATAATGGAAAAGGTGAGAAAAGGAAAAGGCCTTTCAGAAGATGATGAAAAACTTATGAAAGAACATGAAGTACCAGAATGGTATATTGGATCATGTAAAAAGATAAAATATATGTTCCCTAAAGGTCATGCAGTTGCATATGTAATGATGGCTGTTAGAATAGCATATTACAAGGTATATTATCCTGAAGCATATTATGCAACTTATTTTACAGTTAGAGCTGATGATTTTGATGCTAATTTAGTGTGTCTTGGAGATGGTGCTGTGCATACCAAACTCCAAGAATTATATGAGCTTGGAAATAATGCTAGTGTAAAAGATAAAGGATTAATAACTGTGTTAGAATTATGTTTTGAAGCCTATAAGAGGGGCGTGAAATTTTTAAGAGTAGATTTATATAAATCAGAAGGAATAAAATTTAAAATTGAAGATGGAGCACTTCGTTTACCATTAAATTCTTTGCCTGGAGTTGCGGATAATGCAGCCAAAAGTATAGTAGAAGCAAGAGTAAAAGGTGAATTTATATCTAAAGAAGATTTAAGAATAAGAGCAGGAGTTTCAAAAACTGTTATAGAAAGTTTAAGCAATCATGGATGCTTGGATGGTTTATCAGAAACAAATCAACTATCTTTATTTTAG
- the rimP gene encoding ribosome maturation factor RimP has translation MRKDMLLEKVEVLVKPIVEELSYELYYLEYVKENGEYYLRIYIDKEEDSISLNDCEKVSRRVSEILDVEDPIEDSYYLEVSSPGLNRGLYKEEHFKKFIGREVLVRFNGSLEGMKKIQGILKEADNEFITVQGEKELKIPTEKIKGANLEGEI, from the coding sequence TTGAGAAAAGATATGTTACTTGAAAAAGTAGAAGTATTAGTTAAACCAATAGTAGAAGAATTATCATACGAGTTGTACTATTTAGAATATGTAAAAGAAAATGGCGAATATTATTTAAGAATTTATATTGATAAAGAAGAAGATAGTATATCACTAAATGATTGTGAAAAAGTTTCAAGAAGAGTTAGTGAAATACTAGACGTTGAAGATCCAATTGAAGATTCATACTATTTAGAAGTTTCTTCACCAGGGTTAAATAGAGGACTTTATAAAGAAGAACATTTTAAAAAATTTATTGGAAGAGAAGTTTTAGTAAGATTTAATGGATCTTTAGAAGGTATGAAGAAAATACAAGGTATATTAAAAGAAGCTGACAATGAGTTTATAACAGTTCAGGGAGAAAAAGAATTAAAAATTCCAACTGAAAAAATAAAAGGTGCAAACTTAGAGGGAGAAATATAA